The Ignavibacteriota bacterium genome contains the following window.
TGGATGTAAAACTTTGCGAAGTCCGGTTGGTGAGATTAATGTTGTAAAATTAATGAAAGAAAGCATTGCCATTATAGGTGGTGAAGGTAGCGGAGGTGTAATTCTGCCTGAATGTCACTATGGTCGTGATTCGATGGTTGGAATTGCACTGGTACTCAATCTCTTAGCTGAGTCTAAGAAAACTTTGTCCGAATTATCAAGTGAGCTACCGAATTTGATAATGGTTAAGAAGAAAAAGGATTTTACAGGCAGCTTAGATGAGTTATTCAATAAACTTCAAAGCAAGTATTCCGGCTTTGAGATAACTATGAATGATGGAATTCGTATTGATTTCGATAATAAATGGGTACAACTCAGAGCATCAAATACAGAGCCTATTGTAAGGGTTATAGCTGAAGCTGAAAATCAGTCAGATGCACAAGTTCTTGCTGATGAAATAATGGATTTAGTTAATTGAGAATAATAGTATTGGAAATTAGTAAATGAATAATCGGGTAACTATAGGACTTTTAATGTTGACCAAAAACAGTCGTTCAACTGTTCAGGCGGCACTGAATTCGGCATCTCCTTATATGAGTCAAATGGTGGTTGTCGATACCGGTTCCGAAGATGACACTGTTCAAATAGCAATCAGAAGTGGTGCAGAAGTTTATTTCTTTAACTGGATTGACGATTTTTCAGCAGCTAGAAATTTTGCACTAAAGCATATTCATACGGATTGGGTTCTGATGCTTGATTCCGATGAGGTTTTAAGTTTTTTTGATATTGAAATTTTCTATCAGTTAATTGATAAAATAAATATTGGCGGAATAAACATTTTAATTGACAATATGCTTGAAAGGGAAGGAAATTTTACCACATCAAGTCATCGCTATACAAGATTATTTAAACGTGACGACAGTTTTTTCTTCACAGGTAAAATTCACGAGCAAATCAGAAACAGTATTGAAGCAGGCGGATTTGAAATTATTGAGTCAGATTTCAAAATATTACACATGGGTTATCAAAATTTCGATAAACAAAAAAACGAAAGAAACACCAGATTACTACAGATTGACAGCAGTGAAAACCCAGAAGATGACTGGCTCAAATTACACTTGGCTGAAACTCATTT
Protein-coding sequences here:
- a CDS encoding glycosyltransferase family 2 protein, with translation MNNRVTIGLLMLTKNSRSTVQAALNSASPYMSQMVVVDTGSEDDTVQIAIRSGAEVYFFNWIDDFSAARNFALKHIHTDWVLMLDSDEVLSFFDIEIFYQLIDKINIGGINILIDNMLEREGNFTTSSHRYTRLFKRDDSFFFTGKIHEQIRNSIEAGGFEIIESDFKILHMGYQNFDKQKNERNTRLLQIDSSENPEDDWLKLHLAETHFTAGRIIEAEGLLNEILYSKMLSVKQKELAKLRLAQISLGNDNYQESINLTEFSSDDFQNEALRLYVRGTSFLFMKKYEESIHLLEKCLAVDSPSLVQSDVRRVLELAKKLFN